CGCGCGGGTTTACGGAGCCGCGGAACCCGGAGTCGAGGTGACCGGTCACGGTCACTCCATGCTCGTGCGCCGCTTCGATCAGCCACTGGAGATGCTCGGGACCGATACCCTTGGCCTTGAGCCCGCGCGCTCCCTGGCCGACCCAGTATGCGACTTCCTTCCGCAGCGAATCGCGTGAGATGGCGGATGCGTTCCAGCCCTCGCGCGCCGAGCCGTAATACGGCCCCGAGTTGTAGATGCGCGGACCGGGCCGCTCGCCTGCGTCGATCGCAATGCGCGTCGCACGCATCCGCTCCGGATCGACCTCGCCTGCCGGAAACGTCGATGTCACACCATTGCCGAGGAAGATCTGCGGGTAGACCGACGTCTCATCGACGCGGCCGTTCCCGAGCAGGTCCACCGCGTAGTGCGCGTGCAGGTCGAAGAAGCCCGGCACGATGTAGTCGTTGTCGTCGAGCTCAATGACGCGCGCACCCGGCATGTCTTCCTGGCCCGGACCGAGTTGCATCGCGACGATCACGGAATCGCGAATCAGGATTCCACGGTTGCGCACGAAATCGTCTCCGGTACCGGTGAAGACCCAGCCGCCCGTGATGACCAGGTACTCGGCAGGTTGCAGATCGGCAGCCGACCGCACGGTCGCTGCCCCGTCGTTGACGCTGCCGGTGCAGCCGGCGAGCGCTGCTACGGCGATCGTCGCCATTGCCCCCGCTCGCAGGAGTCTCCGGCTGAAACGTCCGGTCATGTCTTTCTCCGCTGCTGGCATGGTGCGCTTGCTGGCTGGTGCGCTCACGTTCCCGATCACGGCCGCGATTCACCTGCCAAGACAGGCGACGCCGGCCCAGAGGTGCTGAACCTGCGCGTCCGGGGCTTCCGATTCCAGTGTGCCTGCCAGACCTCCGGCCGTAAACTCGATGCCGAGCGTCGAGCGACCGATCTCCGCGGCGTAGGCGTCCTCGAGCTCGGCGCGCGTGGAGCCGACGCCGAGACCGCTCGCGGTGGTGAGCGTGCTGCCCGGGCCGACACTCCAGCCCGCGAAGCTGTCGCGTGCGAAACGTACCGTGAGGCCGTTGCCCCAGGTAGCGAAGTCGACGCCGCAATCCTCGCTGTGGCCTTCCTCACGCGGCGCGACAGCGAGCACGGTCCTGAGCATCTCCATCGTAGCGGATTTCGGCGTACCGAACGGGATCGGGCGTGCGGAGCCGGACGGCACGAGAAATATACGCAGGCCCTCGCCTTCGAGCGCGAGCGTCGCTTCCGTGCCGGACGAGATCGGCGGAGCGGGGGCGTCGAGCGACTCGATCGTGTGCGGAGTATCGCGCGTATCGCTCCGAGCATCCGCTGCGACGGCCGCGCTGTCGAGATCGGGCGACGGATCACGGGCGCCGCCGCGACCTTCGCACGCGGCGGCCACAACGCAGAACACGACGACCAGGATCCGAGCGCCGGCTCCCGGCACACTGGCAATACGGGGACTGGTTGTTCTCATGGGCCTGGTAGGGGCAAGTGTCGAGCCGGTGGCGCCGCTGTTTCGATCGACTCGCCGCAACGTCGCCGGTCGCTGACGATTGGGGGCCATGCTGCCGTCAACCCAGCACCGCGCCTCACCAGCCGGGCTCGTGGTGCCGAGTTGACGTCGCATGCCGCAGGCACCCCTGCACCAGGCCGCACCAGCGCCACCGTGGTGCCGAGTTGACGTCGCTCGCCGCCGGCGAACCTGCACCAGGCCTCACCAGCGGGTCACGGATGTCGAATCCGCACCCGCCCGAACGACGATATGGTAGCGGTGGCATGGAGCTGCCGCCGAAAGGAGCCGATCATGAGCACCCCGAGGAGCACCGCGCGCAGTGCGCGTTCAGGGAACACGCAGAAGATCGCTTCAGGGTCACGCATCGTCCCGCATCTGTGGTTCGCGAAGGAGGCCGTGGAGGCGGCGGAGTTCTACGTCTCGGTGTTTCCGGATTCCCGCATCGACCACGTGTCGCAGATAGCCGCGGACACGCCGAGCGGTCCGGCGGGGACGGTGGACTTCGTCGAGTTCACGCTGGCCGGCCAGCCGTTCATGGCGATCAGTGCCGGTCCGCTGGACGACTTCAATCACGCCATCTCGCTGCTGGTGAACTGTGCGGACCAGGATGAGGTTGACCACTACTGGAACGCGCTGTCGGACGGCGGCGAGGTGGAGCAGTGCGGCTGGCTGCGGGACCGGTATGGCGTCAGCTGGCAGGTATCGCCGGTCGTGCTGGGCGACATGCTGAGGGATCCGGATCGGGCGCGGGCGCGTCGCGCGACGGAGGCGATGCTGCGCATGCAGAAGTTCGACATTGCGGCACTCGAGGAGGCGTACGGCGCTGACTGAAGGTCGCGTGCCTGTGGCCGGAGTTAGTCGCGGCTCGTGCTGGAACCGCGTGATATCCCGCCCAGAAACATCGATCCTGCGCACGGGGCGAACGTCGTCTATTCGCTCCGCAGCGTGATTGCGGGGTCGACGCCCACGGCTCGCTGAGCGGGAATCCATGCCGCGGCTGTAGCGACGAGGCCGACGCCGAGCGCGACGACGATCGTGACCGAGGCAAGCCCCACCTGCGGCATGTCGTCGCTCACACCTAGCAGGGCGCGGAGTCCGAGGAGGCTGACGGGGAGTCCGAGGGCGAGACCCATCGCGCTCAGCCGGAGGCCATCGGCGAGGAAGCTGCGGGCGATCTGAGGGCCTGCGCCGCCTATCGCCATGCGCACTGCGATCTCCCGCGTACGCTGACCGACGGCGAAAGCGATGACGGCGTACAGTCCCAACGCCGACAGCAGCAGCGCCATCATGCCGGCGGTCAGGATCGACGTAGTGACGATGCGATAGCGACGCGCGTGCCCGGCCTCGATGTCGGCGAGCGTACGGGCATTGATGACCGCCCCGGGCAGCGCGTCCTCTACGATCGTCCGGAAGCCCGTCATGAGCGGCGCCGCGGGCACATCGGTGCGCACGAGGAGGCCGGTGGGCGTCCGAGCGGTGTCCGGCGGCAGGAACACGCGGTAGTCGTCCTGTTGCTGCTTCGCCTCGTCGATCGGGTCGTCGGTGACACCGACTACGACCAGCATACCGCCCGCTTCCGGAACATTGGTGGTCGGCCGGAGCCGACGGCCGATGGGATCCACATCGGCCCACAGCCGCCGTGCGAGCGGGGCACTGATGATGACCGGCGTCTGCACGTCGCCGCCGTGGCTCACCTCCGCGGGAGTGAACTCGCGACCGCGCAGCATCGCCACGTCGTGTATCGCGAAGAAGCCGCTTTCGGCGTACTGGCCGAACAGGCCGACCGCATCCTGCGTGATGCCGGGCACGCGATCGTCATCGTGCGCCACGAACGTGCCAAGCCCGAATCCACCCCCGTAATTGATGACCGTCGCATCCACGCGCTGCATCGTGCGCAGCCGCTCGGCGAGCTCGCGCATCGCGCTGCGCAACTGCTGTTCACCCACGGATGGCAACGCGACCGTTCGCTGGCCGGGTTCATCCCCCTCTCCACGGGCCTCGCCCATCTGACTGGTAATCTGGCTCGTCGGCCGCACGTCGAGAGCAATGACGTGCTCCGGGTGCTGTGATCGGCCCTGTGACTGGAAGTTGCTGAGCACGAACAGCAGTGTCGCGGCCAGCAGCACGATCAGAGGCTGCGTGAACGCGATCTGTGCGACGACCAGACCACGCTGCAGCCGCGCGCGCGATGCGGCAACGATCGCTGTCGAATCCCGGAGCGCCGTCGCCAGGGCGAGCCGCGTCGCGTGCAGAGCAGGCGACAGACCGAACAGCACGCCGACCGTGAGGGCGACGCCGAACGTGAATGCCGTAGCCGGCCACGTGATGGCCACTCGCATCGGGATGAACGGCAGCATCCGCGTTGCTGTATCGAGCACCAGCCACACGATGCCGAGGGCCGCTGCGGCGGCGGCCGCCGCAAGCACGGCACTCTCCGTCAGCAGCTGGCGCATGATGCGTTTGCGCGCGGCGCCGAGCGACAGGCGGATCGCAATCTCCTGCCTCCGCGCGTTCGCGAGTCCCGTCAGAAGCGCACTGACATTCGTGCAGGTGACGAGCAGCACGAGCAGCGACAGCAGGCCCACGGAGAACGTCTGCAGCTTCACATCGCGATCGAACATCGGATCGCCGTTCGCGGCCAGAAGCGGCACCACGTCGCTCGCCGGCTCCTCTGCGCGCAGATCTTCGGGCGTATCCACCGTGCGCACTGCGATCGCATGCACTGCCGCGGTCGCCTGCTGCGCAGTCACGCCCGGTCGCAGTCGTGCGAACGCCCGGAATGACTCCGGCAGCTCCGCCACCAGTTGCCGATGCGCTGCGAGCGGCATCCACAGCTGGAGTCGCCGATGTCCCGTCATCCCGACGAACCCCTCGGGTGCGATGCCGACCACTGTCACCGGCACGCCGTTCACGGTCATTGTCGAGCCGATGACGTTCGGATCCCTCCCGAAGAGATGGTCCCACGCGTCGTGACCGATGACCGCGACGGCGTCGGTCGACGAGTCGCGATCGGTAGAGGTAGTCAGGCCGCGGCCGAGCACGGGCCGCACGCCGAGCACGGAGAAGTAGTTGTCCGTGACGAACGACACGCGCGCCTCCTGGACGCGCCGCTCGACATCGGAGTCGTCGATCAGTGCTACGGGCACGTCGGTCCAGCCGGCGACCGACGAGAACTGATTACTCAGTGCGCGATACGCGAGAAACTCCTCCCCGGAGAACGCACGCACGCCACGGCCCGCCGGCCCCGCGCTCCGGCTGCCGCGAATGCGGACCAGGTCATCGTCCGCTGCAACGCCGACCGGTGGCTGCGTAGCGTACGAGTGAACGAACGAGAACAGCAGCGTGCTGATGCTCATGCCGATTGCCAGCACGACGAACATGACAACCGTCGTTACCGGCCGACGGCCGAAGTGGCGGAACGCGAAACGCGCGTCGGCCGCAAGCGCATCCAGCCAGATCGTGCCACGCGCGTAACGCGCCTCCTCCTGGAGATACGGCACATTGCCGAACTCTCGCGTCGCCTGCTGCCGCGCCTCGTCGAGCGACATGCCG
The genomic region above belongs to Longimicrobiales bacterium and contains:
- a CDS encoding amidohydrolase family protein, which codes for MTGRFSRRLLRAGAMATIAVAALAGCTGSVNDGAATVRSAADLQPAEYLVITGGWVFTGTGDDFVRNRGILIRDSVIVAMQLGPGQEDMPGARVIELDDNDYIVPGFFDLHAHYAVDLLGNGRVDETSVYPQIFLGNGVTSTFPAGEVDPERMRATRIAIDAGERPGPRIYNSGPYYGSAREGWNASAISRDSLRKEVAYWVGQGARGLKAKGIGPEHLQWLIEAAHEHGVTVTGHLDSGFRGSVNPREAIHMGIDRVEHFMGGDAMPATRSAYASLVEMTPDMPEFQAIIELYKSEGVFFDATRSAYGYYGAREPEVYDYFAPEMDYLTPYARARVEAGLPREVNDRFEQIYQVKRDLISEFYRQGGSEWITLGTDHPSWGEFFSGFGVHREMHALNRSGIPAAAVLRIATINGARALGVDDRLGTLEPGKLADLVILAGNPLDDIRNTRRVRIVVRNGVVHDAAALLESAKGRIGPKDRADETNW
- a CDS encoding VOC family protein; this translates as MSTPRSTARSARSGNTQKIASGSRIVPHLWFAKEAVEAAEFYVSVFPDSRIDHVSQIAADTPSGPAGTVDFVEFTLAGQPFMAISAGPLDDFNHAISLLVNCADQDEVDHYWNALSDGGEVEQCGWLRDRYGVSWQVSPVVLGDMLRDPDRARARRATEAMLRMQKFDIAALEEAYGAD
- a CDS encoding ABC transporter permease; its protein translation is MLNRMRLWLRANLLRRRMEREMREEMSAHIERSTERLVKRGMSLDEARQQATREFGNVPYLQEEARYARGTIWLDALAADARFAFRHFGRRPVTTVVMFVVLAIGMSISTLLFSFVHSYATQPPVGVAADDDLVRIRGSRSAGPAGRGVRAFSGEEFLAYRALSNQFSSVAGWTDVPVALIDDSDVERRVQEARVSFVTDNYFSVLGVRPVLGRGLTTSTDRDSSTDAVAVIGHDAWDHLFGRDPNVIGSTMTVNGVPVTVVGIAPEGFVGMTGHRRLQLWMPLAAHRQLVAELPESFRAFARLRPGVTAQQATAAVHAIAVRTVDTPEDLRAEEPASDVVPLLAANGDPMFDRDVKLQTFSVGLLSLLVLLVTCTNVSALLTGLANARRQEIAIRLSLGAARKRIMRQLLTESAVLAAAAAAAALGIVWLVLDTATRMLPFIPMRVAITWPATAFTFGVALTVGVLFGLSPALHATRLALATALRDSTAIVAASRARLQRGLVVAQIAFTQPLIVLLAATLLFVLSNFQSQGRSQHPEHVIALDVRPTSQITSQMGEARGEGDEPGQRTVALPSVGEQQLRSAMRELAERLRTMQRVDATVINYGGGFGLGTFVAHDDDRVPGITQDAVGLFGQYAESGFFAIHDVAMLRGREFTPAEVSHGGDVQTPVIISAPLARRLWADVDPIGRRLRPTTNVPEAGGMLVVVGVTDDPIDEAKQQQDDYRVFLPPDTARTPTGLLVRTDVPAAPLMTGFRTIVEDALPGAVINARTLADIEAGHARRYRIVTTSILTAGMMALLLSALGLYAVIAFAVGQRTREIAVRMAIGGAGPQIARSFLADGLRLSAMGLALGLPVSLLGLRALLGVSDDMPQVGLASVTIVVALGVGLVATAAAWIPAQRAVGVDPAITLRSE